A stretch of Peteryoungia algae DNA encodes these proteins:
- the nudC gene encoding NAD(+) diphosphatase, which yields MKNSIFLNRAPHLEPSELTAFSGNMLDRDSEHRDETSLETALKVEGMHILAFSGTQLVLKHDGQVLDPLFAPYELAELQPNFDDAILLGHQASGEPRLAVPVNVAPEALAAHYKPADPRALFRDALVGDALLGEVAQALSLLRWNADNRFCGRCGGRMEGRIGGYKRICSACAHEIFPRTDPVAIMLVVDEKNDRCLMGRSPRFPEGMYSSLAGFVEPGETIENAVRRETREESGIVVGRVRYHASQPWPMPHQLMIGCYGEATTFDITFDTAELEDCRWFTRDEIGSMLSEGSFDGRTLPIEGTIARRLIADWFEWRH from the coding sequence ATGAAGAATTCGATTTTCCTCAACCGTGCCCCCCATCTGGAACCCAGCGAGCTCACGGCCTTCTCCGGTAACATGCTCGACCGCGACAGCGAACATCGTGACGAGACCTCGCTCGAAACGGCGCTGAAGGTCGAGGGGATGCATATTCTCGCCTTCTCGGGCACCCAGCTTGTGCTCAAGCATGACGGCCAGGTGCTTGATCCTCTGTTTGCGCCTTACGAGCTGGCGGAACTGCAACCGAACTTCGATGACGCGATCCTGCTGGGCCATCAGGCCTCCGGCGAACCACGTCTCGCGGTCCCCGTCAATGTCGCACCGGAGGCACTCGCCGCCCATTACAAGCCGGCCGATCCCCGCGCGCTCTTCCGTGATGCCCTCGTCGGTGACGCGCTGCTGGGCGAAGTCGCCCAGGCGCTCAGCCTCTTGCGCTGGAACGCCGACAATCGTTTCTGCGGCCGCTGCGGTGGCAGAATGGAAGGCCGAATCGGTGGTTACAAGCGCATCTGCTCGGCCTGCGCCCATGAGATCTTCCCGCGCACAGACCCGGTCGCCATCATGCTCGTCGTTGACGAGAAGAATGATCGCTGTCTGATGGGCAGAAGCCCGCGCTTTCCGGAGGGCATGTATTCCTCGCTCGCCGGTTTTGTCGAGCCGGGGGAAACGATCGAAAATGCCGTCCGTCGCGAAACGCGGGAGGAATCGGGCATCGTTGTCGGTCGCGTCCGCTATCACGCTTCGCAACCCTGGCCCATGCCGCACCAGCTGATGATCGGCTGCTACGGAGAGGCGACGACCTTCGACATCACATTCGACACCGCCGAGCTCGAGGATTGCCGCTGGTTCACCCGCGACGAGATCGGCAGCATGCTGTCGGAAGGATCCTTCGACGGCCGGACACTGCCGATCGAAGGCACCATTGCCCGCCGCCTAATCGCCGACTGGTTCGAATGGCGGCATTGA
- a CDS encoding HIT domain-containing protein has product MENKAERNTVQPFALDHRLARDSESILKLGLCDLRLARDSRWPWLILVPQRSDVSEVFDLTPLDQAMLTFEQVTVGTVLKKVTGADKINIAAIGNIVRQLHVHVVARVENDPNWPGPIWGFGQSVPYEEKAFEAMKHRILEAFQ; this is encoded by the coding sequence ATTGAAAACAAAGCGGAGAGAAACACCGTGCAGCCATTCGCCCTCGATCATCGCCTCGCGAGAGACAGCGAGTCGATCCTGAAGCTCGGTCTTTGCGACCTGCGGCTGGCACGCGACAGTCGCTGGCCCTGGCTGATTCTTGTGCCGCAACGTTCCGACGTCAGCGAGGTTTTCGATCTCACGCCGCTCGATCAGGCAATGCTCACCTTCGAGCAGGTGACAGTGGGGACGGTGTTGAAGAAGGTGACCGGCGCCGACAAGATCAACATCGCCGCAATCGGCAATATCGTGCGCCAGCTTCACGTCCATGTCGTCGCGCGTGTCGAGAATGATCCGAACTGGCCCGGCCCGATCTGGGGTTTCGGCCAGTCTGTCCCCTATGAAGAGAAGGCCTTCGAGGCCATGAAGCACAGGATACTTGAAGCATTCCAATGA
- a CDS encoding prephenate dehydratase — MQDINPLAPTNKISFQGDYGANSDMACRDMFPDMEPLPCPTFEDAFVALENGDADLAMIPIENTLAGRVADIHYLLPLSRLHIVGEYFMPIRFQLMVLPGVKHDEIRTVHSHIHALGQCRKIIRSHGWKAVVAGDTAGAAKLVSEKGDRSMAALAPRLAAPLYGLDIIAENVEDSENNITRFVVLARDEDDQKRSTADELFITTFVFNVRNIPAALYKAMGGFATNGVNMTKLESYQIGGKFTATQFYADIEGHPDDAPVRRALEELRFFSEKVRILGVYKAHEMRGKL, encoded by the coding sequence ATGCAGGACATTAATCCCTTGGCACCGACGAACAAGATTTCCTTCCAGGGCGACTACGGCGCAAATTCCGACATGGCCTGCCGCGACATGTTTCCGGACATGGAGCCCCTGCCCTGCCCGACATTCGAGGATGCCTTCGTCGCGCTGGAGAATGGTGATGCGGATCTCGCGATGATCCCGATCGAGAATACCCTTGCCGGTCGCGTTGCCGACATTCACTATCTCTTGCCACTGTCGCGCCTGCATATCGTCGGCGAATACTTCATGCCGATCCGCTTTCAGCTGATGGTGCTGCCGGGCGTGAAGCACGACGAAATTCGCACCGTGCACAGCCACATCCATGCGCTGGGGCAATGCCGCAAAATCATCCGCAGCCATGGCTGGAAGGCCGTGGTTGCCGGCGATACCGCCGGAGCTGCCAAACTCGTGTCGGAAAAGGGAGACCGCAGCATGGCAGCGCTCGCCCCCCGGCTCGCCGCACCGCTCTACGGGCTCGACATCATCGCCGAGAATGTCGAGGATTCAGAGAACAACATCACCCGCTTCGTGGTGCTCGCGCGTGACGAGGACGACCAGAAGCGGTCGACCGCCGACGAACTGTTCATCACCACCTTCGTGTTCAACGTGCGCAACATTCCGGCCGCCCTCTACAAGGCAATGGGCGGTTTTGCGACGAACGGGGTGAACATGACCAAGCTGGAAAGCTACCAGATCGGTGGCAAGTTCACGGCCACGCAGTTCTATGCCGATATCGAGGGGCATCCGGACGACGCCCCCGTTCGCCGGGCGTTGGAGGAGTTGCGCTTCTTCTCCGAGAAGGTGCGCATTCTCGGCGTCTACAAGGCGCATGAAATGCGCGGCAAGCTCTGA
- a CDS encoding MFS transporter, which translates to MSTHEHRSPLLPLRNEAYRRIWLASISSNLGGLIQGVGAAWMMASISTSENMVALVQASNTGPIMLLSLVAGAIADSFDRRRVMIAAQLFMIVVSALLTLFAFLDLITPWALLAFTFLIGCGTALNNPSWQASVGDLVPRADLPSAVSLNSMGFNITRSVGPAIGGAIVAAAGAAAAFAVNTLSYFAITYALFRWQPNIPKNPLPREHLGSAIGAGLRYVAMSPNLGKVLFRGFVFGLTATAILSLLPIVARDQLAGGPLTFGGLLGAFGLGAILGAFSNQRARELLSSEDIVRAAFAGFAVAAAVTGISTSVWITALALMVAGACWVLALSLFNTVVQLSAPRWVVGRALSLYQTATFGGMATGSWLWGSVAESYGSGHALVASSLLMMVGVFIGFFLPMPAFATLDLDPLNRFNEPSLKLDIRPRSGPIVIHVDFEIADEDVPEFLRIMVERRRIRLRDGARNWALMRDLENPDIWTETYHVPTWVDYVRHNQRRTKADADITDRLLELHYGDRPPRVHRMIERQAIPPADDIFHQTHIDPH; encoded by the coding sequence ATGTCCACACACGAACACCGCTCTCCGCTTCTGCCCCTCCGCAACGAAGCCTATCGCCGGATCTGGCTTGCCAGCATCTCGTCCAATCTCGGTGGTTTGATCCAGGGCGTCGGTGCCGCCTGGATGATGGCATCGATCTCCACTTCAGAAAATATGGTGGCCCTTGTCCAGGCATCGAACACCGGCCCGATCATGCTTTTGTCCCTGGTCGCTGGAGCCATCGCCGACAGCTTCGATCGCCGCCGGGTGATGATTGCTGCCCAGCTGTTCATGATTGTGGTCTCGGCGCTCCTGACGCTGTTCGCGTTTCTCGATCTGATCACGCCCTGGGCGCTCCTGGCCTTCACCTTCCTGATCGGCTGTGGCACTGCGCTCAACAATCCGTCCTGGCAGGCCTCGGTCGGCGACCTCGTCCCGCGCGCCGATCTGCCCTCGGCCGTCTCGCTCAACAGCATGGGCTTCAACATCACCCGCAGCGTCGGCCCTGCCATCGGCGGCGCCATCGTGGCAGCCGCAGGTGCTGCAGCCGCCTTTGCCGTCAACACGCTGTCTTATTTCGCGATCACCTATGCGCTCTTCCGCTGGCAGCCGAACATTCCGAAGAACCCGCTGCCACGCGAACATCTGGGGTCCGCCATCGGTGCCGGGCTGCGCTACGTGGCGATGTCGCCCAACCTCGGGAAGGTCCTGTTTCGCGGTTTCGTCTTCGGTCTGACGGCAACCGCAATCCTCTCGCTGCTACCGATTGTCGCCCGTGACCAACTGGCGGGCGGACCGCTGACCTTCGGTGGCCTGCTCGGGGCCTTCGGCCTCGGCGCCATCCTCGGCGCCTTTTCCAACCAGCGTGCGCGAGAACTCCTCTCAAGTGAGGATATCGTCCGCGCCGCCTTCGCCGGATTTGCGGTCGCCGCAGCGGTCACGGGCATCAGCACCTCGGTCTGGATCACGGCGCTTGCGCTGATGGTCGCCGGCGCCTGCTGGGTTCTGGCGCTTTCCCTTTTCAACACGGTCGTGCAGCTCTCGGCCCCTCGCTGGGTCGTCGGGCGCGCACTCTCGCTCTATCAAACGGCCACCTTCGGGGGCATGGCGACGGGCAGCTGGCTCTGGGGCAGTGTCGCCGAAAGCTACGGTTCCGGTCATGCACTGGTGGCATCGAGCCTTTTGATGATGGTTGGCGTCTTCATCGGCTTCTTCCTCCCCATGCCTGCCTTCGCCACCCTCGATCTCGATCCGCTGAACCGCTTTAACGAGCCGTCCCTGAAGCTCGACATCCGGCCGCGCAGCGGCCCGATCGTCATTCATGTCGATTTCGAGATTGCCGACGAAGATGTTCCGGAGTTCCTGCGGATCATGGTCGAGCGCCGCCGCATTCGCTTGCGCGACGGCGCACGCAATTGGGCGCTGATGCGCGACCTTGAAAATCCTGACATCTGGACGGAAACCTATCACGTGCCGACCTGGGTCGATTATGTCCGCCACAACCAGCGCCGCACCAAGGCCGATGCGGATATCACCGACCGCCTGTTGGAATTGCACTACGGCGACCGTCCGCCCCGGGTCCACCGGATGATCGAGCGCCAGGCGATCCCCCCGGCGGACGATATCTTCCACCAGACGCATATCGACCCCCACTGA
- a CDS encoding YbaB/EbfC family nucleoid-associated protein, producing MRDIMGMMGKVKEMQSKMEKMQEEIAALEIEGKSGGGLVTVILTGKGEMRSIKIDPSLFKEDDVEILEDLIVAAHKDAKDKGEAQAQEKMAALTAGIPLPPGMKFPF from the coding sequence ATGCGCGACATCATGGGCATGATGGGCAAGGTCAAGGAAATGCAGTCCAAGATGGAGAAGATGCAGGAAGAGATCGCTGCACTCGAAATCGAGGGCAAGTCCGGCGGTGGCCTGGTCACGGTGATCCTGACCGGCAAGGGCGAGATGCGCAGCATCAAGATCGACCCGTCGCTGTTCAAGGAAGACGATGTCGAAATCCTCGAAGACCTGATCGTCGCCGCTCACAAGGACGCCAAGGACAAGGGCGAAGCCCAGGCGCAGGAAAAGATGGCGGCACTGACCGCAGGCATTCCGTTGCCGCCCGGCATGAAATTCCCGTTCTGA
- a CDS encoding 3-deoxy-manno-octulosonate cytidylyltransferase, whose translation MNEGGTAKTLILIPARMASTRLPDKPLADIGGLPMIVQVAKRAQEAEIGRIIVAVDDIRVFNAVADAGFEVVMTRGDHQSGSDRIFEALCKVDPTGEAQIVINVQGDLPTIDPQTIRAALKPLEDPQVDIATLTVEIEDEQEKTNPNVVKVVGSPRSADRLRALYFTRATAPYGPGPLYHHIGLYAYRREALERFVSLSPSALEKRESLEQLRALEAGMRIDAQVVKTVPLGVDTADDLEKARRILSASSNAGH comes from the coding sequence ATGAATGAAGGCGGAACAGCCAAAACCCTGATCCTGATCCCGGCCCGCATGGCATCAACCCGTCTTCCGGACAAGCCACTGGCCGATATCGGCGGGCTGCCGATGATCGTGCAGGTCGCAAAAAGGGCTCAGGAAGCGGAAATCGGGCGAATCATCGTCGCCGTGGATGACATCAGGGTTTTCAACGCTGTGGCAGATGCTGGATTCGAGGTCGTGATGACGCGTGGCGACCATCAGTCGGGCTCGGACCGGATCTTCGAGGCGCTCTGCAAGGTCGATCCCACGGGCGAGGCCCAGATCGTTATCAACGTGCAGGGCGACCTGCCGACGATCGACCCGCAGACCATTCGCGCAGCATTGAAGCCGCTCGAAGATCCGCAGGTGGATATCGCGACGCTCACCGTCGAGATCGAGGACGAGCAGGAGAAGACCAATCCCAACGTGGTGAAAGTCGTCGGCTCTCCGCGCAGTGCGGACCGGCTGCGCGCGCTTTACTTCACACGCGCAACCGCACCCTACGGGCCTGGGCCGCTCTACCATCACATCGGCCTCTATGCCTACCGACGCGAAGCGCTCGAACGCTTCGTCTCGCTTTCGCCCTCGGCGCTTGAAAAGCGCGAATCGCTCGAGCAGCTCAGGGCGCTCGAAGCCGGCATGCGGATCGATGCCCAGGTGGTGAAGACAGTCCCGCTGGGCGTGGACACGGCCGACGATCTGGAAAAGGCGCGCCGCATTCTCTCCGCTTCCTCTAATGCAGGACATTAA
- a CDS encoding MOSC domain-containing protein codes for MKILAVCLGRPEILPGKKYKTGINKLAIQGPIMIDAEGLVGDAILNRKHHGGVDQAVYIEGSIDLDWWRAELGRDLPYGTFGENLVIEGLESAMLAAGDRLAVGEVLLEVTSARIPCATFAAKMGEPTFVKRYTRAARPGAYARVLQGGMVEAGQSVEFTPWRGDRVTMREMMATFGRRLSEADRPRYLAAPVHYKVKDAIRAGGM; via the coding sequence ATGAAAATCCTCGCCGTATGTCTCGGGCGGCCCGAGATCCTGCCCGGCAAGAAATATAAGACCGGCATCAACAAGCTGGCCATCCAGGGTCCGATCATGATTGACGCTGAGGGTCTGGTCGGCGACGCGATCCTCAACCGCAAGCATCATGGCGGGGTCGATCAGGCTGTCTATATCGAAGGCTCGATCGATCTCGACTGGTGGCGCGCCGAACTCGGTCGCGATCTGCCCTACGGCACTTTCGGCGAAAATCTTGTGATCGAAGGCCTGGAAAGCGCCATGCTGGCAGCCGGCGACCGGCTGGCGGTCGGCGAGGTGCTTCTTGAAGTCACCTCCGCGCGCATCCCCTGCGCCACCTTCGCCGCCAAGATGGGCGAACCGACCTTCGTCAAGCGCTACACCCGCGCAGCCCGTCCTGGTGCTTATGCGCGGGTCTTGCAGGGCGGCATGGTCGAGGCCGGCCAATCCGTCGAGTTCACGCCCTGGCGCGGTGACCGTGTGACGATGCGCGAGATGATGGCGACCTTCGGCCGCAGGCTGAGCGAGGCCGATCGCCCCCGCTATCTCGCAGCTCCAGTCCATTACAAGGTGAAGGACGCAATCCGCGCAGGCGGCATGTGA
- a CDS encoding DNA polymerase III subunit gamma/tau produces MSEFEPTAEAKAAPGGYRVLARKYRPKDFTDLMVGQEPMVRTLTNAFETGRIAQAYMLTGVRGVGKTTTARILARALNYKTAEIDKPTIDLRIPGEHCQAIMEGRHVDVIEMDAASHTGIDDIREIIEQVRYRPVSARYKVYIIDEVHMLSTAAFNGLLKTLEEPPEHVKFIFATTEIRKVPITVLSRCQRFDLRRISAGDLVGLFSTIASKEGIEAEEEALAMIARAAEGSARDGLSLLDQAIAHGGGIVHADAVRAMLGLADRARIVDLFEQVVRGDVAAALAEFGSQYEAGANPTVVLTDLADFTHLVTRLKYIPSAAQDPSLTEVERVRGAELAESVAVTTLSRMWQMLLKGIPEAEGSSRPAGAAEMVLIRLAHAAHLPSPEDAARRLLELSNGDGGAERGPSAPRPNGSGGGASMALRAQAVAQPSQDSGARPAMSQPVAHLQSVQAGDALPQTIERRETKVEEALVPGVQVETLDDIADLCTKNRAPVLRAQLRQFVHLVKIEPGRLEIRLEAQCPPAIVNELKMKLSEWTGITWWVTLSNEAGAPTLVEVEKTTREARLVDARQDPDVAAILARFPGAKVTDVRIKAAAIEDDDIVAAPPAVAESAEGDILPGDDIEF; encoded by the coding sequence ATGAGCGAGTTCGAGCCGACTGCAGAGGCCAAGGCCGCCCCCGGCGGTTACCGCGTTCTCGCCCGCAAATATCGCCCCAAGGATTTCACAGACCTGATGGTCGGCCAGGAGCCGATGGTGCGGACGCTGACGAATGCGTTCGAGACCGGGCGTATCGCCCAGGCCTATATGCTGACCGGTGTGCGCGGGGTGGGCAAGACAACCACGGCCCGCATTCTGGCGCGGGCGCTGAACTACAAGACCGCTGAGATCGACAAGCCGACGATCGACCTGCGTATCCCCGGCGAACATTGCCAGGCGATCATGGAAGGCCGGCATGTCGACGTGATCGAGATGGATGCGGCCTCGCATACCGGTATCGACGACATCAGAGAGATCATCGAGCAGGTGCGCTATCGCCCGGTTTCGGCGCGCTACAAGGTCTATATCATCGACGAAGTGCACATGCTGTCGACGGCAGCCTTCAACGGGCTTTTGAAGACGCTCGAGGAGCCGCCTGAGCATGTGAAATTCATCTTTGCCACCACCGAAATCCGCAAGGTTCCGATCACCGTGCTCTCCCGCTGCCAGCGCTTCGATCTGCGCCGGATCAGTGCTGGCGATCTCGTCGGGCTGTTTTCGACCATTGCATCGAAGGAAGGCATCGAAGCTGAGGAAGAAGCGCTTGCGATGATCGCACGTGCAGCCGAAGGTTCTGCGCGTGACGGTCTGTCGCTGCTCGATCAGGCCATCGCCCATGGCGGCGGTATTGTACATGCCGATGCCGTGCGCGCCATGCTGGGTCTCGCCGACCGGGCCCGCATCGTCGACCTCTTCGAGCAGGTGGTGCGTGGCGACGTCGCTGCGGCACTCGCCGAATTCGGCAGCCAGTACGAAGCGGGGGCGAACCCGACCGTAGTGCTGACCGACCTTGCAGACTTCACCCATCTGGTGACCCGGCTCAAATACATTCCATCGGCTGCGCAGGACCCGTCGCTCACCGAAGTCGAACGCGTTCGGGGTGCCGAGCTTGCCGAGAGCGTGGCGGTGACCACGCTGTCGCGCATGTGGCAGATGCTGCTCAAGGGCATTCCGGAAGCAGAGGGCTCGTCGCGCCCGGCAGGGGCTGCCGAGATGGTGCTGATTCGGCTCGCCCATGCGGCGCATCTCCCCTCGCCCGAGGATGCCGCGCGACGCCTGCTCGAACTCTCCAATGGCGACGGCGGCGCAGAGCGCGGGCCGTCCGCACCCCGCCCGAACGGCAGTGGCGGCGGCGCCTCGATGGCCTTGCGGGCCCAGGCCGTGGCCCAACCTTCGCAGGACAGCGGCGCTCGCCCGGCGATGAGCCAGCCCGTGGCGCATCTGCAGAGCGTGCAGGCCGGTGACGCCCTGCCGCAGACGATTGAACGCCGCGAAACCAAGGTCGAAGAGGCGCTGGTTCCGGGTGTGCAGGTCGAGACGCTGGACGATATCGCGGATCTCTGCACCAAGAACCGCGCTCCGGTCTTGCGCGCGCAGCTTCGCCAGTTCGTGCATCTCGTGAAGATCGAGCCGGGCCGGCTGGAAATTCGCCTGGAAGCGCAATGCCCGCCTGCGATCGTCAACGAACTGAAGATGAAGCTCAGCGAGTGGACCGGCATTACCTGGTGGGTGACGCTGTCCAACGAGGCGGGCGCTCCGACGCTGGTCGAGGTTGAGAAAACAACCCGGGAGGCACGGCTAGTCGATGCCCGACAGGACCCCGATGTGGCCGCGATCCTCGCACGCTTCCCAGGCGCCAAGGTGACCGACGTCCGGATCAAGGCGGCGGCGATCGAAGACGACGACATCGTGGCGGCACCGCCGGCTGTGGCGGAATCGGCCGAGGGCGATATCTTGCCCGGCGACGACATCGAATTCTAG
- the recR gene encoding recombination mediator RecR produces the protein MAKRVTGPEIEKLIQLLAKVPGLGPRSARRAALHLIKKKDQLLGPLGHAMGEAYDKVKICSCCGNVDTVDPCTVCTDVARDQSVIIVVEDVSDLWALERAAAMNAAYHVLGGTLSPLDGIGPDDLNIKGLIDRVAKGGIREIIIAVNATVEGQTTAHYITDHLTGLDVKITRLAHGVPVGGELDYLDEGTLSAAIRARTAI, from the coding sequence ATGGCAAAACGAGTCACCGGCCCCGAAATCGAGAAACTCATCCAGCTTCTGGCAAAAGTGCCGGGGCTTGGACCACGCTCGGCACGGCGTGCGGCGCTGCATCTTATCAAGAAGAAGGATCAGTTACTCGGTCCACTCGGCCATGCCATGGGCGAGGCCTATGACAAGGTGAAGATCTGCTCCTGCTGCGGCAATGTCGACACCGTTGATCCCTGCACCGTCTGCACCGACGTCGCGCGCGACCAGTCCGTCATCATCGTCGTCGAGGATGTCTCCGACCTCTGGGCGCTGGAACGCGCAGCCGCGATGAATGCCGCCTACCACGTGCTGGGGGGCACGCTGTCGCCGCTTGACGGGATCGGCCCTGATGATCTCAACATCAAGGGGCTGATCGACCGGGTGGCCAAGGGCGGGATTCGCGAGATCATCATCGCCGTCAATGCGACGGTCGAGGGACAGACCACAGCACACTATATAACCGACCACCTGACAGGACTCGACGTCAAGATAACCCGGCTCGCCCATGGCGTGCCCGTTGGGGGTGAGCTCGACTATCTGGACGAAGGTACATTGTCTGCGGCGATCAGGGCCCGCACCGCGATCTGA
- a CDS encoding alpha/beta hydrolase family protein, protein MEPSTTELTAADGVRLTGHWWRHAGTAPSATVIINPATGVHARYYHRYAAHLAANGFTVLTYDYRGIGLSRPESLKGSTFTWRQWGEQDFDAALRHALQEDQAGRVIVVGHSIGGFLPGYSPAVGRVSSMLSVGGQFGYWGDYRPRRRLPLFLKWHVVMPAITLALGHFPGKRLGWLEDLPKGVAYGWGLQQGRAEQGLSREAAEVMCDRFATATGPILSVTMSDDEIATAKAVNRAMRCYRRSPVTKVMLAPQDLGFDRVGHFDLFHARHEDGFWRQSLAFLREGENPWSDRVYL, encoded by the coding sequence ATGGAACCGAGCACAACAGAGCTGACCGCAGCCGACGGGGTGCGTCTGACCGGCCATTGGTGGCGGCATGCCGGAACCGCGCCATCAGCGACCGTCATCATCAATCCGGCGACCGGTGTGCATGCCCGTTATTACCACCGCTATGCCGCCCATCTCGCGGCAAATGGCTTTACCGTGCTCACCTATGACTATCGTGGCATCGGCCTGTCGCGTCCCGAAAGTCTCAAAGGCTCCACATTCACCTGGCGCCAGTGGGGTGAGCAGGATTTCGACGCGGCCCTGCGTCATGCCCTCCAGGAGGACCAGGCAGGACGCGTGATCGTCGTCGGTCACAGCATCGGCGGCTTCCTGCCGGGCTATTCACCGGCGGTCGGGCGCGTCTCGTCCATGCTCTCGGTCGGCGGACAATTTGGGTACTGGGGCGATTATCGGCCGAGACGCCGTTTACCCCTATTTCTCAAATGGCATGTCGTCATGCCGGCGATCACCCTTGCCCTCGGCCACTTCCCGGGCAAGCGCCTGGGCTGGCTTGAGGATCTGCCAAAAGGGGTCGCCTATGGCTGGGGGCTGCAACAGGGCAGGGCGGAGCAGGGCCTCTCGCGCGAGGCCGCCGAGGTCATGTGCGACCGTTTCGCAACCGCAACCGGCCCGATCCTCAGCGTCACCATGTCAGATGATGAGATCGCGACAGCAAAAGCGGTCAACCGGGCCATGCGCTGTTACCGCCGGTCGCCGGTGACCAAGGTGATGCTCGCACCACAAGACTTGGGTTTTGACCGGGTCGGTCACTTCGACCTCTTCCACGCCCGCCATGAAGATGGTTTCTGGCGCCAGAGCCTGGCTTTTCTGCGCGAGGGGGAAAATCCTTGGAGCGATCGGGTCTATCTTTGA
- a CDS encoding lytic murein transglycosylase, whose protein sequence is MATVSLALAGSFAAPVEAASRSAVEAQFRQWIAGDLWRAAQEGGISKETFDRTLQGVRLNWDLPDLVPPGTAPPKEQTQSQAEFSSPAAYFNEKRLQGLAATGRSLADQHAATLRKVEAAYGVPGPVIVAIWGRESGYGRAKLPHPAIDVLATKAFMSTRKPMFQQELISALHIVASGDVSADRLMGSWAGALGQPQFMPGSYLKYAVDFDGDGKRDIWNSVPDTLASIANYLVRNGWQKGRDWGFEITIADGVSCAQEGPDRAKPVSAWASAGISRISGRAFPSSESSQPAMMLVPAGTFGPEFLVTPNFYVLKEYNNSDLYALFIGNLADRIAHGGGAFKASWGDIGKMLRSDVLAMQKVLVAQGYDVGKVDGLPGFKTRRSLGEWQAKNGMTPTCYPSADLKAKLR, encoded by the coding sequence ATGGCGACCGTTTCACTGGCATTGGCCGGGAGTTTCGCCGCCCCGGTCGAAGCCGCCTCACGCAGCGCCGTCGAGGCGCAGTTCCGGCAATGGATCGCTGGTGATCTCTGGCGCGCCGCTCAGGAGGGCGGGATCAGCAAGGAGACCTTCGACAGGACGCTTCAGGGCGTGCGGTTGAACTGGGATCTGCCGGATCTCGTGCCGCCCGGTACGGCGCCCCCGAAGGAACAGACACAGAGCCAGGCGGAGTTCAGCTCGCCCGCCGCCTATTTCAACGAAAAGCGACTTCAGGGATTGGCCGCCACCGGTCGCAGCCTTGCGGACCAGCATGCTGCGACGCTGCGCAAGGTTGAAGCTGCCTATGGCGTTCCAGGCCCCGTGATTGTTGCCATCTGGGGACGCGAATCCGGCTATGGACGGGCGAAGCTGCCGCATCCGGCAATCGACGTGCTGGCGACCAAGGCCTTCATGTCGACGCGCAAGCCGATGTTCCAGCAGGAGTTGATTTCGGCACTGCATATCGTCGCGAGCGGAGATGTGAGTGCCGACAGACTGATGGGCTCCTGGGCCGGCGCTCTGGGACAGCCGCAATTCATGCCGGGAAGCTACCTGAAATATGCCGTCGACTTCGATGGCGACGGCAAGCGCGACATCTGGAATTCGGTGCCGGATACCCTTGCATCCATAGCCAACTATCTGGTGAGGAACGGATGGCAGAAGGGCCGGGACTGGGGCTTCGAGATCACGATAGCCGATGGCGTATCCTGTGCGCAGGAAGGGCCTGACAGGGCCAAGCCTGTCTCTGCCTGGGCGAGCGCCGGGATTTCCCGGATCTCCGGCCGGGCATTTCCGTCGTCGGAATCTTCTCAGCCGGCGATGATGCTGGTGCCGGCCGGCACCTTTGGGCCGGAATTCCTGGTCACGCCGAATTTCTATGTGCTGAAGGAATACAACAATTCCGACCTTTATGCGCTGTTCATCGGCAATCTCGCGGACCGGATCGCGCATGGCGGCGGTGCGTTCAAGGCATCCTGGGGCGATATCGGCAAGATGCTGCGCTCGGACGTGCTCGCCATGCAAAAGGTGCTCGTTGCGCAAGGTTACGACGTCGGCAAGGTCGATGGCCTGCCCGGCTTCAAGACACGCCGGTCGCTTGGCGAATGGCAGGCCAAGAACGGGATGACGCCCACCTGCTACCCGAGTGCTGATCTCAAGGCGAAGCTGCGCTGA